The Deltaproteobacteria bacterium genome has a window encoding:
- the lysA gene encoding diaminopimelate decarboxylase — translation MHHFHYKKNELHCEEVPLQKIAEEVGTPTYVYSSATFGRHFRVFDAAFQGISHLTCFAMKTNSNIALLRAVSKWGGGVDIVSGGELFRALTAGVPAHRIVYSGVGKTEAEMEYALRSDILLFNVESADELLTLANVAKRIGQRAPVAIRVNPDINPKTHPYISTGLKKSKFGIQIKESLKLYEASKKYDSLIIRGVSCHIGSQITQLKPFIDTVRRLRDFVQLLKQKGFDIQYIDLGGGLGIPYKNETPPSPAQYAGALKKELKDMRITLLLEPGRVIAGNAGILLTRLLYRKKQGNKNFVIVDAAMNDLIRPALYGSYHEILPVKKRGGRKERVNVVGPVCESADFFAENRPLPVLPANELLSIMSAGAYGFTMASNYNSRLRAAEVLVHGNEFYVVRQREEYKDLLKGEHVPKFLV, via the coding sequence ATGCATCACTTTCACTACAAAAAAAACGAGCTTCATTGCGAAGAGGTCCCCTTGCAAAAAATTGCCGAAGAGGTCGGGACACCGACTTATGTCTACAGTTCTGCCACCTTCGGAAGACATTTCCGTGTTTTTGATGCCGCCTTTCAGGGGATTTCGCATCTCACTTGTTTCGCGATGAAGACCAACTCGAATATCGCGCTCCTGCGCGCGGTCTCCAAATGGGGAGGAGGGGTCGACATCGTCTCCGGAGGCGAGCTGTTCCGCGCCTTGACGGCCGGGGTTCCAGCACATCGCATCGTCTACTCGGGGGTTGGAAAGACAGAGGCCGAAATGGAATACGCCTTGAGGAGCGACATTCTTCTCTTCAATGTCGAATCGGCGGATGAGCTGCTCACACTGGCAAACGTCGCCAAAAGGATCGGCCAGAGGGCCCCGGTCGCGATCCGGGTCAATCCTGATATCAATCCCAAAACCCACCCATATATCTCGACAGGGCTCAAAAAAAGTAAATTCGGGATCCAGATCAAAGAGAGCCTCAAGTTATATGAGGCCTCTAAAAAATACGACAGCCTCATCATCCGTGGGGTCAGCTGTCACATTGGATCCCAAATCACACAACTCAAACCGTTCATTGATACCGTCCGAAGACTTCGGGACTTCGTCCAGCTTTTGAAACAGAAGGGGTTTGACATTCAATACATCGATTTAGGGGGCGGACTCGGAATCCCGTATAAAAATGAAACCCCCCCTTCACCAGCTCAATATGCCGGAGCGCTTAAGAAAGAGCTTAAGGATATGAGGATCACACTGCTCCTCGAACCGGGTCGGGTGATCGCTGGAAACGCAGGGATCTTGTTGACCCGTCTTTTGTATCGAAAAAAACAGGGGAACAAAAATTTCGTGATCGTCGATGCGGCGATGAATGACCTGATCCGTCCTGCCCTCTACGGTTCTTATCATGAAATCCTTCCGGTCAAAAAACGAGGTGGAAGAAAAGAAAGGGTCAATGTCGTCGGGCCGGTCTGTGAATCCGCGGATTTCTTCGCAGAAAATCGTCCCCTTCCGGTTTTACCCGCCAATGAACTCCTCTCCATCATGAGCGCAGGGGCGTATGGGTTCACGATGGCCTCGAATTACAACTCCAGGCTGCGGGCTGCTGAGGTCCTCGTCCATGGCAATGAGTTTTACGTGGTGAGACAACGTGAGGAATATAAGGATTTATTAAAAGGAGAACATGTCCCGAAATTTCTTGTGTAG
- a CDS encoding diaminopimelate epimerase: MNFVKMHGIGNDFVFINGIRLKFPNPEKNSRLLCDRRKGIGADQLLIVKKSKKADFMMEIYNADGSCVEMCGNGIRCLAKYVTDEKLTSKKELTVETLAGIQKIRILSKDRYEVDMGEPILKANLIPMKLKGRVINRPIRLEGREYRVTCVSMGNPHCVLFVDDLPKYPVTQLGPLLERFYLFPKRTNVEFVEIDSSSEIHMRTWERGAGETLACGSGACAAVVASRLNHLTENKVHVKLLGGSLDIEWSRSDNHIYMTGTAATVFKGEIEI; the protein is encoded by the coding sequence ATCAATTTTGTCAAAATGCATGGCATTGGGAACGATTTTGTTTTTATCAACGGGATTCGTCTGAAGTTTCCCAACCCGGAGAAAAACTCAAGGCTCCTTTGTGACAGACGAAAGGGGATCGGGGCCGATCAGCTGCTGATCGTGAAAAAGTCAAAGAAGGCCGATTTCATGATGGAGATCTATAATGCCGACGGAAGTTGTGTGGAGATGTGCGGAAACGGCATCCGATGTCTCGCCAAGTATGTTACCGATGAAAAACTGACCTCCAAAAAAGAGCTGACAGTTGAGACCCTCGCCGGGATTCAGAAGATCCGGATCCTCTCAAAGGATCGTTATGAAGTGGATATGGGGGAACCGATCCTGAAGGCAAATCTGATCCCGATGAAACTAAAAGGGAGGGTCATCAATCGACCGATCCGGCTAGAGGGGCGTGAATACCGTGTGACCTGCGTCTCGATGGGAAACCCCCATTGTGTCCTCTTTGTCGACGACCTTCCGAAATATCCGGTGACGCAACTGGGTCCTTTGCTCGAGCGGTTTTATCTTTTTCCGAAGAGAACAAACGTCGAGTTTGTCGAAATCGATTCCTCGTCAGAGATTCATATGAGGACCTGGGAGCGGGGCGCCGGAGAGACACTCGCCTGTGGTAGTGGCGCCTGTGCCGCGGTCGTCGCGAGCCGCTTGAACCACCTGACGGAAAACAAGGTTCACGTCAAACTCCTGGGGGGGAGTCTCGATATCGAATGGAGCCGTTCTGACAATCACATCTACATGACCGGCACTGCTGCGACGGTGTTTAAAGGGGAAATCGAGATTTAA